Proteins from one Pseudomonas grandcourensis genomic window:
- a CDS encoding PAS domain-containing methyl-accepting chemotaxis protein, with product MRVNLPVTEHERVFPTEQRLISTTDLDSRITYCNDAFVAISGFTYDELVGQTHNLVRHPDMPPGVFVHMWHTIKQGKPWMGIVKNRAKNGDFYWVSAYVTPIYESGRMSGYESVRSVPSRDQVRRAAALYSRMRAGKPIVSLSARIFRPLQQGWPLLMAGGVSLVGSQWLPTTAAQGVLVASLGVAWYLIESRNRRAIERTLAEHPKAFSDPLVALTYSDNHGPQGQLDMAMLSEEARLQTALSRLVDAGVNVKAKAAQSSELSGSQAQSLDRQRSETDQSAAAISQMAATIQEVTQNVISTAHAASEADQLTRDGSELARQSLSAMKTMHEAVSEIGLAVNALASETQSIGSVVDVITSIAEQTNLLALNAAIEAARAGEQGRGFAVVADEVRSLAQRTRTSTEQIHGIIASLYDGADRAVSTANRGEQISRESMQSVEAVQQALVGISQAVTRITGMSQQMASASEEQSHVAEDINQQITRIAQLCDHSAGQAKQGAAISQDLEVMADYLHSLAERFSR from the coding sequence ATGCGTGTGAATTTACCCGTAACCGAGCATGAAAGAGTTTTCCCCACCGAACAGCGATTGATATCCACGACCGATCTGGATAGCCGAATCACTTACTGCAATGACGCCTTTGTTGCCATCAGCGGTTTCACCTACGACGAACTGGTCGGCCAGACCCACAACCTGGTTCGACACCCCGACATGCCGCCCGGGGTATTCGTGCATATGTGGCACACCATCAAGCAAGGCAAACCTTGGATGGGTATTGTGAAAAACCGCGCAAAAAATGGTGACTTCTATTGGGTCAGTGCCTACGTCACGCCCATCTATGAAAGCGGACGCATGAGTGGTTACGAGTCGGTCCGCTCGGTGCCCAGCCGCGACCAGGTTCGGCGGGCAGCAGCACTCTATTCAAGGATGCGGGCCGGCAAGCCGATCGTTTCGCTGAGCGCGCGGATTTTCCGGCCACTGCAACAAGGGTGGCCATTATTGATGGCTGGCGGGGTTTCACTGGTGGGAAGTCAGTGGCTACCGACAACGGCGGCACAAGGGGTCCTGGTCGCGAGCCTTGGGGTTGCCTGGTACCTGATCGAGTCTCGAAATCGCCGGGCCATCGAGCGCACCCTGGCCGAGCATCCGAAAGCCTTTTCCGACCCGTTGGTCGCGCTCACCTACAGCGATAACCACGGTCCCCAGGGGCAACTGGACATGGCCATGCTCAGTGAGGAAGCGCGCCTGCAGACAGCCCTGAGCCGGCTCGTCGATGCCGGGGTCAATGTCAAGGCCAAGGCGGCGCAATCATCCGAACTCTCAGGTTCCCAGGCGCAATCGCTGGATCGCCAGCGCAGTGAAACCGATCAGTCTGCCGCCGCCATTTCACAGATGGCCGCCACCATTCAGGAAGTCACGCAAAACGTCATCAGCACCGCACATGCCGCCTCGGAGGCTGACCAGTTGACCCGTGACGGCAGTGAACTGGCCCGGCAAAGCCTGAGCGCCATGAAAACCATGCATGAGGCGGTCAGCGAGATTGGCCTGGCGGTCAATGCACTGGCGAGCGAAACGCAGTCGATCGGCAGTGTCGTGGATGTCATCACCTCCATTGCCGAACAGACCAACCTGCTGGCGCTCAACGCTGCCATCGAGGCGGCCCGGGCCGGTGAGCAAGGTCGCGGCTTTGCCGTGGTTGCTGACGAGGTGCGCTCCCTTGCCCAACGCACCCGCACCTCCACCGAACAGATCCACGGCATCATTGCTTCGCTGTATGACGGTGCCGATCGCGCTGTATCAACGGCCAATCGTGGCGAGCAGATTTCCCGCGAAAGCATGCAAAGTGTCGAGGCGGTGCAGCAGGCGTTGGTCGGCATCAGCCAGGCCGTCACCCGGATAACCGGCATGAGCCAGCAGATGGCCTCGGCGTCTGAAGAGCAAAGTCACGTGGCTGAAGATATCAATCAACAGATCACGCGAATTGCCCAACTGTGTGATCACAGTGCCGGGCAGGCCAAGCAAGGCGCCGCCATCAGCCAGGATCTGGAAGTCATGGCCGATTACCTGCACAGCCTGGCCGAACGTTTCAGCCGATAG